From Candidatus Palauibacter australiensis, the proteins below share one genomic window:
- a CDS encoding tetratricopeptide repeat protein: protein MMTVRKWIVQGIAGVLAALALAACEDPVDRSIVRGDRYLAVGDADKAIAEYLLVRRVSGDTDDLLLRLGHAYAARGDVDEALTVYETLAERDPRLRHQAAASLAGLAWSARERGAAENMSRALQPLVEWGLGYLPADLQRSLAAYHASEGDYARALSLRLALLAGEGDPEPKVLYDVGLAYEQLGACTRALPFYRGFLEAMEESRSNPEDARYRYGNCLYVSADEDRGEGRPAAALEKLAEMVELGEPRTHMVEAHFLIGELHLALGQIEEALVNYARVLELNPTRTHALVRRAEERIRQIRFGFE, encoded by the coding sequence GCGGCGCTTGCGTTGGCGGCGTGCGAGGATCCGGTGGACCGGTCCATCGTGCGTGGTGACCGCTACCTGGCCGTCGGGGATGCGGACAAGGCAATCGCCGAGTACCTCCTCGTCCGGCGCGTCAGCGGAGATACGGACGACCTCCTCCTCCGGCTCGGGCATGCCTACGCCGCGCGCGGCGATGTCGACGAGGCGCTCACCGTCTACGAGACGCTTGCCGAGCGCGACCCCCGGCTGCGGCATCAGGCGGCGGCCTCCCTTGCGGGACTCGCGTGGTCCGCGCGGGAGCGGGGTGCGGCGGAGAACATGTCCCGCGCGCTACAGCCCCTCGTCGAGTGGGGACTGGGCTATCTTCCCGCCGACCTCCAGCGCTCGCTGGCCGCCTATCATGCGTCGGAGGGTGACTACGCCCGCGCCCTCTCGCTGCGCCTCGCGCTCCTCGCCGGGGAGGGGGATCCGGAACCGAAGGTCCTGTACGACGTCGGTCTCGCATACGAGCAGCTCGGCGCGTGCACTCGCGCGCTGCCCTTCTATCGGGGTTTCCTCGAGGCGATGGAGGAAAGCCGCTCGAATCCGGAGGACGCCCGTTACCGCTACGGGAACTGTCTCTACGTGTCCGCCGATGAGGACCGGGGGGAGGGCCGGCCGGCCGCCGCCCTCGAGAAGCTGGCCGAAATGGTCGAACTCGGTGAGCCGCGGACGCACATGGTCGAGGCGCACTTCCTCATTGGCGAACTTCACCTCGCCCTCGGCCAGATCGAGGAAGCTCTCGTCAACTACGCGCGGGTGCTGGAACTGAACCCGACGCGCACCCACGCGCTGGTCCGGCGTGCGGAGGAGCGGATCCGACAGATCCGCTTCGGCTTCGAATGA